One genomic window of Quercus robur chromosome 6, dhQueRobu3.1, whole genome shotgun sequence includes the following:
- the LOC126689177 gene encoding S-adenosylmethionine decarboxylase proenzyme-like, whose translation MASLPVSAIGFEGYEKRLEVSFFEPGIFADPGGMGLRTLSKSQLDEILGPAECTIVASLSNDYVDSYVLSESSLFVYPYKVIIKTCGTTKLLLSIPAILKLAEALCLTVKSVRYTRGSFIFPGAQPSPHRSFSEEVAVLDSYFGKLGLGSKAHVIGCPEKSQKWHVYSASAELAQQPSPVYTLEMCMIGLDRKRASVFYKTNAASAALMTEDSGIRKILPQSEICDFEFDPCGYSMNAIEGAAISTIHVTPEDGFSYASFEAVGYDFEDVNLTQMIERVLACFEPTVFSIALHADSAEMELGTKFPLDLKEYHCGEKSCDVLGLGGGSLTYYSCVRAESCASPRSILKCCWSEDEKDEEVEKN comes from the coding sequence ATGGCCTCCTTGCCAGTCTCTGCAATTGGATTTGAAGGTTATGAAAAGAGGCTTGAGGTATCTTTCTTTGAGCCAGGCATTTTTGCTGATCCTGGGGGCATGGGCCTCCGTACTCTGTCAAAATCTCAATTGGATGAGATTCTAGGACCAGCTGAATGCACCATTGTTGCTTCTCTGTCAAATGATTACGTTGATTCTTATGTCCTCTCTGAATCTAGCCTTTTTGTGTATCCTTACAAAGTTATTATCAAAACTTGCGGGACCACAAAATTGCTTCTCTCCATTCCAGCCATCCTTAAATTGGCTGAAGCTCTATGTCTTACAGTGAAATCTGTGAGATACACTCGTGGAAGCTTTATTTTTCCTGGAGCTCAGCCATCTCCACATCGGAGCTTCTCAGAAGAAGTAGCTGTTCTTGATAGCTATTTTGGCAAGCTCGGTTTGGGCAGCAAGGCACATGTGATTGGTTGTCCTGAAAAATCACAGAAATGGCATGTTTACTCTGCTTCTGCAGAATTGGCGCAACAGCCAAGCCCTGTTTACACTCTAGAGATGTGCATGATCGGTTTGGACAGAAAGAGGGCATCAGTTTTCTACAAAACAAATGCAGCTTCAGCAGCTCTGATGACTGAGGATTCTGGTATCAGGAAGATTCTTCCTCAATCTGAGATATGTGACTTTGAGTTTGACCCTTGCGGGTACTCCATGAATGCTATTGAAGGTGCTGCAATTTCTACAATCCATGTTACACCAGAAGATGGTTTCAGTTATGCAAGTTTTGAAGCAGTTGGATATGATTTTGAAGATGTGAATTTGACCCAGATGATCGAGAGGGTTTTGGCTTGCTTTGAACCTACTGTGTTCTCCATTGCTCTGCATGCTGATAGTGCTGAAATGGAACTTGGAACCAAGTTCCCTCTGGATTTGAAGGAATACCATTGTGGAGAAAAGAGCTGTGATGTGCTTGGATTGGGTGGTGGGTCTCTCACCTATTACAGCTGTGTCAGGGCTGAAAGCTGTGCATCTCCTAGATCAATCCTCAAATGCTGCTGGAGCGAGGACGAGAAGGATGAGGAAGTTGAAAAGAACTAg
- the LOC126689754 gene encoding glutathione S-transferase T2-like isoform X1: MSPPQVESTAKKLQCGSNFTIQEDVLLESAFLNVNQDVVQSTNQKRTTYWSRIWEYYHQWKTFTSERTMSSLMNRWSTIQLCTNKFCGCLAQIESKNESGKTNEDKLNAAKELYQVLQHTKFQYEHYWNLLKYSPKWLAIGNSQQPKKRGRSEPSSPSNLESISLEDDDIPQVPIVNLERPPGVKAQKERLKKQKSREGTTSHIEDILNVMMDERRKISEMKMTCIEKGRLVNQEHDMARIQLKDKKLEIARMKEENEMEKLRMEKLKEEKELMMMDVSMLSPLQQEYIRQCQMEILEK, from the exons ATGTCTCCACCCCAAGTTGAATCCACAGCTAAGAAACTACAATGTGGTAGCAACTTCACCATACAAGAAGACGTGCTTCTTGAGTCCGCATTTCTCAATGTCAACCAAGATGTAGTGCAAAGCACTAACCAAAAACGCACAACATATTGGTCAAGAATTTGGGAGTATTACCACCAATGGAAGACCTTCACTTCTGAGCGTACGATGAGTTCTCTAATGAACCGATGGTCAACGATTCAACTTTGCACCAATAAGTTTTGTGGGTGTTTGGCACAAATTGAATCAAAGAATGAAAGTGGTAAGACTAATGAAGACAAG CTTAATGCAGCAAAAGAGCTCTATCAAGTATTGCAGCATACCAAATTTCAATATGAACATTATTGGAATTTATTAAAGTACTCACCAAAATGGTTGGCTATTGGTAACAgtcagcaaccaaaaaaaagagggagatcTGAGCCATCTTCACCTTCTAATCTAGAGTCAATAAGTTTAGAGGATGATGATATTCCACAGGTTCCAATTGTAAACTTGGAGAGACCACCAGGGGTGAAGGCccaaaaagaaagattgaagaaacaAAAGTCCAGAGAAGGCACGACTTCACATATAGAAGACATATTGAATGTCATGATggatgaaagaagaaaaataagtgaGATGAAAATGACTTGTATTGAGAAAGGACGTCTTGTAAACCAGGAGCATGATATGGCACGAATTCAACTTAAGgataaaaaacttgaaatagCAAGAATGAAGGAGGAAAATGAAATGGAGAAATTGAGAATGGAAAagctgaaggaagaaaaagagctTATGATGATGGATGTAAGTATGTTGTCTCCACTGCAGCAAGAATATATTCGTCAATGTCAAATGGAAATCCTTGAAAAATGA
- the LOC126689754 gene encoding uncharacterized protein LOC126689754 isoform X2 encodes MKVLNAAKELYQVLQHTKFQYEHYWNLLKYSPKWLAIGNSQQPKKRGRSEPSSPSNLESISLEDDDIPQVPIVNLERPPGVKAQKERLKKQKSREGTTSHIEDILNVMMDERRKISEMKMTCIEKGRLVNQEHDMARIQLKDKKLEIARMKEENEMEKLRMEKLKEEKELMMMDVSMLSPLQQEYIRQCQMEILEK; translated from the exons ATGAAAGTG CTTAATGCAGCAAAAGAGCTCTATCAAGTATTGCAGCATACCAAATTTCAATATGAACATTATTGGAATTTATTAAAGTACTCACCAAAATGGTTGGCTATTGGTAACAgtcagcaaccaaaaaaaagagggagatcTGAGCCATCTTCACCTTCTAATCTAGAGTCAATAAGTTTAGAGGATGATGATATTCCACAGGTTCCAATTGTAAACTTGGAGAGACCACCAGGGGTGAAGGCccaaaaagaaagattgaagaaacaAAAGTCCAGAGAAGGCACGACTTCACATATAGAAGACATATTGAATGTCATGATggatgaaagaagaaaaataagtgaGATGAAAATGACTTGTATTGAGAAAGGACGTCTTGTAAACCAGGAGCATGATATGGCACGAATTCAACTTAAGgataaaaaacttgaaatagCAAGAATGAAGGAGGAAAATGAAATGGAGAAATTGAGAATGGAAAagctgaaggaagaaaaagagctTATGATGATGGATGTAAGTATGTTGTCTCCACTGCAGCAAGAATATATTCGTCAATGTCAAATGGAAATCCTTGAAAAATGA
- the LOC126689178 gene encoding pentatricopeptide repeat-containing protein At5g38730 → MAALVSLASETHFVQSVCAIIVKGQWHNLLKPKIGSTLTSTTIHQVLLQPSLYNNNHGPPLSWAFFKWVESVPNYNHSLQCSWTMVHILTKHKHFKTAQGLLEKIARKDFLSSPSVLNALVRSYDDPDLNSHVLSWLVIYYGNSRMTQDAIQVFEHMRVHSFEPHLHACTVLLNCLIKDRLTDMVWKVYKKMVRIGVVPNLHIYNVLIHACCKSGDLEKAEELLSEMELKCVFPDLVTYNTLISLYCKRSMHYEALGVQDRMERGGISPDIVTFNSLIYGFCREGRMREAVKLFQEIKGATPNHVTYTTLIDGYCRVNDLEEALRLCKVMEAKGLYPEVITYNSILRKLCEEGRIRDANMLLNEMSERKVVPDNVTCNTLINAYCKIGDMRSALKVKNKLLEAGLKLDQFTYKALIHGFCKVQEMDSAKEHLFSMLDSEFSPSYCTYSWIIDAFCNRDNEDAVLRLPDELVQRGLCVDVSVYRALIRRLCKRERLDSAEKIFSIMQGKGISGDSIVYTTLAYAYLKAGKATVASKMLDEMAIRRLKITLKLYKSFSASYLGDSNILPLFWDHVVERGLMSKNIIKKMEQMNVPL, encoded by the coding sequence ATGGCTGCTCTAGTTTCTTTAGCTAGTGAGACCCATTTCGTTCAAAGTGTGTGTGCAATTATAGTAAAGGGTCAATGGCACAACCTCTTGAAACCCAAGATTGGTTCCACTCTTACCTCAACAACCATTCACCAGGTACTCCTGCAACCCTCACTTTATAATAACAATCATGGTCCCCCACTTTCTTGGGCATTTTTCAAGTGGGTTGAATCGGTTCCTAACTATAATCACTCGCTGCAATGTTCATGGACAATGGTTCACATCCTCACTAAGCACAAGCACTTCAAAACTGCACAAGGCTTGCTTGAGAAAATTGCACGCAAGGATTTTCTATCGTCACCCTCAGTTTTGAATGCTTTGGTGAGGAGTTATGATGACCCGGATTTGAATTCTCATGTTTTAAGCTGGCTTGTGATATATTATGGTAATTCAAGGATGACCCAGGATGCAATTCAAGTGTTTGAGCACATGAGGGTGCATAGCTTCGAGCCTCATTTGCATGCTTGTACTGTGCTTTTGAATTGTTTAATAAAGGATAGGTTGACTGATATGGTATGGAAAGTATATAAGAAGATGGTGCGGATAGGGGTTGTTCCGAATTTACACATTTATAATGTTTTAATTCATGCCTGCTGCAAGTCTGGGGATTTGGAGAAGGCAGAAGAGCTGTTGAGTGAGATGGAATTGAAGTGTGTTTTTCCTGATCTTGTTACGTATAATACATTGATCTCATTATACTGCAAGAGGAGTATGCACTATGAGGCTTTGGGTGTACAAGATAGAATGGAAAGAGGAGGAATAAGTCCTGATATTGTGACTTTTAATTCCCTTATTTATGGATTTTGTAGAGAAGGTAGAATGAGAGAGGCTGTAAAGCTCTTCCAGGAAATTAAAGGTGCTACTCCCAATCATGTGACATACACTACTTTGATTGATGGATATTGCAGAGTAAATGACCTTGAAGAAGCATTAAGATTGTGCAAGGTGATGGAGGCTAAGGGCTTGTACCCCGAAGTTATTACTTATAATTCAATTCTACGCAAGTTGTGTGAAGAAGGCAGGATAAGGGATGCAAATATGCTCTTGAATGAGATGAGTGAGAGGAAAGTTGTACCTGACAATGTGACATGTAACACATTGATTAATGCTTACTGCAAGATAGGAGATATGAGGTCTGCATTAAAAGTGAAGAACAAACTGTTGGAGGCTGGATTGAAGCTGGACCAGTTTACATACAAAGCTCTGATTCATGGATTCTGCAAAGTCCAAGAGATGGACAGTGCTAAAGAGCATTTGTTTAGCATGCTTGATTCAGAATTTTCTCCAAGTTACTGCACTTACTCATGGATTATAGATGCTTTTTGCAACCGAGACAATGAAGATGCAGTTCTAAGACTCCCGGATGAGCTAGTGCAGAGAGGCCTTTGTGTTGATGTTTCAGTGTACAGGGCACTGATAAGAAGGCTATGTAAGAGGGAAAGATTGGACTCTGCTGAAAAAATATTCAGTATTATGCAAGGGAAGGGCATATCAGGAGACAGCATTGTGTACACTACTCTGGCATATGCTTACTTGAAAGCAGGGAAGGCAACTGTTGCTTCAAAGATGTTAGATGAAATGGCTATAAGGAGGTTGAAGATAACACTTAAACTCTATAAATCGTTCAGTGCTTCTTATCTTGGTGACAGCAACATCTTACCTCTTTTTTGGGATCATGTGGTTGAGAGGGGCTTAAtgtccaaaaatattattaagaaaatgGAGCAGATGAATGTTCCCTTGTAA